The DNA region GCTGAAAGGTGTGCGGTATCGCCCGTCCAGTGCCTCGTCGCTGCTGCGGCGCAACCTGCTGATCTACGGCTTGGGCGGCATCGTCGTCCCGTTCGCCGGGATCTGGCTGATCGACCTGCTCGTCCGTCTCATCCCTGGAATCGGGTGACCCCGTGCTGACCAACTTCACCAAGCAGGCCGCCGCCGGACTTCGCGTCCTGCTGGTCCTCACCGTGCTGACCGGGATCCTCTACCCGGCCGGGATCTGGGTGGTGAGCCGGGTTCCGGGGCTGCACGCCAACGCCGAGGCCGTGGACACCACCTTGGTGGGTGTGGACCGCGAAGGCGACGAGTGGTTCCACACTCGTCCGTCGGCGGCGACCTTGCCCGCGTCGGGCGGGTCCAACAAGGCCGAGGTCAACGCGGACTACACCACAGTCGTCGCCGAGCGCCGGGCCGCCGTGGCCCAGCGGGAGGGCGTGTCGGAGGACCGCGTGCCCCAGGACGCGGTCACCGCGTCGGCCTCCGGGCTCGACCCGCAC from Alloactinosynnema sp. L-07 includes:
- a CDS encoding potassium-transporting ATPase subunit C; amino-acid sequence: MTNFTKQAAAGLRVLLVLTVLTGILYPAGIWVVSRVPGLHANAEAVDTTLVGVDREGDEWFHTRPSAATLPASGGSNKAEVNADYTTVVAERRAAVAQREGVSEDRVPQDAVTASASGLDPHISPAYAELQVPRVAKATGLPEQKVRDLVAEHTSGGLTGTVVNVTALNRALEAAK